DNA from Prosthecobacter vanneervenii:
CTCCACCCGTTCGATCACCTCCGCCTTGCCGGCCAGGAGGCGCTTGTCGTCATCCACATAGGCCTGCGCCATGGTGTCCGGGTTCAGGTCGAAGTCTGTGCGCCCGATGATCTCGGAATCGTCCGGCATCTGGTAGCGCTGCATCAGCCCCTCGCTGGCAAACATCAGATGCCCGGCCTTGTTCTTGGCAAAAAAATACACGCCTGGGATGTGGTCAAAAAGACGCTGAAACAGCAGTGTTGGCTCCAGCGCGGCCATCCATGCGGCCCGTTGCCTCCTCCAGCGCACAATTTCCGCCGCAGAGCGCTTGGGGCGCTCGCGGGGTCTCAAGGGTGCATCAGATCGCCTTGGGGTTGTCACGCAAAGCAGGATGGCGTGACGCAGCCCGCGTGCAACTGGCCTGCGGGCTCAGCGCGCGATCTTTTCCAGCATCGTGCGGCAGTCCTCCCAGGCCACTTCATGGGGCTGGCGCTTGTTCAGTGCGGCCAGTGCCGCCGTCACACCGGCGGCCTCCCCCATTGCCACCGCATTGCCCGTCACGCGGTAACTCGCATGGGCCACAAAATCACCGCTGATGCAGCGTCCTGCCATCATGAGTCCGTCCACATCCTTGGCGATCAGCGCACGCAGCGGAATGTCATACGGGGTGAATTTTTGCACGCCGCCGCGCTCGATGGTCAGCTTGTCATTGTCCGCCTTGCTCTTCGCATGAATGTCCACGCCAAAGGTCACGCGCGCCACGGCATCAGGGTGCCGCGCCGCCTGGGTCAGATCCTCCTTCGTCACCACATAACGGCCATGAATGCGCCTGCCGTCCCGCACGCCGATCTGCTCCGCCGTGGCCACCACCTGCAGCCCGTCCCACACCCCGCCCAGCTTCCGCAGCGCCCGGGTGATGGTAAAGACCTCCTTGCGTGCCCGCACCGTGGCGGTAGTCATGGCATCGGCGTCATCCGGCCGCACGCCGTATTCATGATTCAGCATCAGCAGCACGATGTTGTCGCGCACATGAAAAATGGTCGGCATCCCATAGGAGGGATCCACACCAGCGCGCTGGATTTCGGCCTTAAAGTTGGCTGTTGCCTCCACGTGCCATTTGAGGTCGCCCTGATAAAACGAGATATATTTCCCCATCTGCGTCACATCCCGCACCACCGCCAGCGCGTTCATGGTCAGCGGCTGGCACGCGCACTCCACCGACTTGTCGTCCTGCGCCATTTTCCCCAGATCCCAGCTGCAACCCGCCAGCGCCCCCAGCACACCATCACCCGTGGTGTCGATAAACACAGGAGCCCGCCACGCCTCCCGCCCCGAGCGTGATTCGGTGATGACGGTAGTAAGCTGCCTTCCCTCGCGATAAGCTGCCACCAAACGCGTGTGCAGGCGGAATTTCACACCCGCTTCGCTGCATAGATCCTCCAGCAGCAGCTTCATTTCATCCGGCTCATAGACAAAGCGCCCTGCATCCGTGCCTCGACGCGCACCGCGCTCATCAAGCAGCCGCCGGATCTCACGGGTAAACCCCGGCTTGTCGAAATCAAAGATCCAGGTCAGCAGGCCCGCCGTCCACACACCGCCCAGGCAGCCGTTCGTTTCAAACAAACGCACCCGCGCACCCGACCTCGCCGCAGCCACCGCTGCCGCCACACCCGCAGGCCCTGCACCGCAGACGATGACATCCGCGTCGTTGACCAGCGGCACAGTGCGATTGGGCTCGTCAAATGTCCCGGCATCGCCCGGTCCCTCAGCAGCAGACACCCAGGTGGCAGAAGGCAGCACGGCCGGACCTGCGAGTGCAGCACGTAGAAAATGACGACGGGAAAAATCAGCAGGAGCGGGCTTCATGACAGAAAGACGATGGTGGGTTCCAGGCAGCGAGTACGCGTTGCAGTCTGCGGCTTTCACCCCCAGCTTCCCAGCCCAAGTTGTTAACAAAGATAGCACAAACGAAACATGCCCGACGCCCACGCCCCAGCCGGCCCATGGCCCACATGGATACGCCGCCAGCTCAGGCGCGGCTGGCCCCGGCGTGTG
Protein-coding regions in this window:
- a CDS encoding FAD-dependent oxidoreductase, whose product is MKPAPADFSRRHFLRAALAGPAVLPSATWVSAAEGPGDAGTFDEPNRTVPLVNDADVIVCGAGPAGVAAAVAAARSGARVRLFETNGCLGGVWTAGLLTWIFDFDKPGFTREIRRLLDERGARRGTDAGRFVYEPDEMKLLLEDLCSEAGVKFRLHTRLVAAYREGRQLTTVITESRSGREAWRAPVFIDTTGDGVLGALAGCSWDLGKMAQDDKSVECACQPLTMNALAVVRDVTQMGKYISFYQGDLKWHVEATANFKAEIQRAGVDPSYGMPTIFHVRDNIVLLMLNHEYGVRPDDADAMTTATVRARKEVFTITRALRKLGGVWDGLQVVATAEQIGVRDGRRIHGRYVVTKEDLTQAARHPDAVARVTFGVDIHAKSKADNDKLTIERGGVQKFTPYDIPLRALIAKDVDGLMMAGRCISGDFVAHASYRVTGNAVAMGEAAGVTAALAALNKRQPHEVAWEDCRTMLEKIAR